A DNA window from Maribellus comscasis contains the following coding sequences:
- a CDS encoding DUF6603 domain-containing protein has product MDNQGFLQSAVGKIGEFVEWLKEKMEDEQVRRDTLLDLGLDPDTDTKLDIPEDSVNNINQYQKSINPDDVAFQSAVNDVKIIYSSLKEFIKAVVDDPKDVDTYIWLFLELNTTNYIRLHYPEFYWISQLLGFLAEARVTIRSGFEDQGVPETIYDVAHFLIYDAPVYVVTELPAIVVKNIWELITNPIEYFIDLKDKIIEFWTEFTQSHQLESGLKAIEDAEKFSQIMTVLGGFFTAMESRMPESRFLVGWSTVPRTIKEDSTIELKDTILGNLMLKTIRREHDENFPVDLDEGWSRVETVLKKKEDNLKKKEEDREKLNDNEIKILTEYYTTVERWKRGNWADLVSERAFSFDLKLPEDQESEFDKRLGATVFFVADEEVSDFFNKNSDIKVESLGGLFISLNGELTYTHQFNDNWELKIKTTSGNALDVFLNRLPDANILGDMKLELTLKRKADPETGASYNLPNESGTRLAVGEIQINGFLSKEDGGFEIGLKDNAVVISGGDGDGFLNEILPSGDVPLKFSLSAGYTRKKGFYFDHNVDTLKDVLDLLKDKEDNSESASLEGKQSVIQPDSEMEGKSIDETGKNEKQPYELLIPIHKDLDFFHLDNLKWDYGPVTKDGALGGYLKVLSTFSSKLGPVKVKVEETGLGMKLSMPDKGGDLGATDFNFGFTPPKGVALSIDSEIISGGGFLELDFENHRYAGVLDFKLKIELDSGDLNIGITAIGLINTRLPNEEKGFSMLVSISVFFDPGFPLPFGFTLNAVGGIIGIYRTMKVDILRERIQTGAINSVMFPENVIENSSKIISDLRAVFPPQKKHYVVAPFFKFGYGEPTVMEIDIGFLIEMPFKGRFILLGSLGVYLPGKDAEKSLGEMHVDVFGDFNFAASYILIEGRLRDSNLVEVSLTGGFAFMLNWGSHPQFLLSVGGYHPRYKKPAKFPDVPRVTALIKKGEDIRLSCQYYQAITSNSYQIGVSAELVVKKGHARAYGFVGFNALLQFDPFYFDADIRISVDVSYRGRSFFGVGLEFLLSGPEPWRAKGYAKIKVLFFSLKIKFNITWGGEQKVAPVFVEPDKLLEKLKIQIKQSGNWSAKLPKEYSGAESLRSLNENEEEDQIFIHPSGYLELRQNLIPLNKNIEKLGNNHMKASTNYRISNYAFGKEDPVSTKKTIQDYFSRGQFENLPDNEKLSTPDFDLMNAGIEIMPDEFYDISTVMESTPNDFEDIILGESGSTQSKGPDNWQGERTLNISGNKRPVDHTRPDELFSFVDEIPESKKKTYKILSKEALESPEQLTKKYFNSYSAAKDYLKTHWSTEHQRKWQVLQAETEENEDVLIM; this is encoded by the coding sequence ATGGATAATCAAGGTTTTTTACAGTCCGCCGTTGGAAAAATAGGTGAATTCGTTGAATGGTTGAAGGAAAAAATGGAGGACGAACAAGTTCGGCGTGATACCTTGTTGGATTTAGGCCTGGATCCGGACACAGATACAAAATTAGATATTCCGGAAGATTCTGTAAATAATATCAATCAATACCAAAAATCAATTAATCCTGACGATGTAGCTTTTCAAAGCGCGGTAAACGATGTCAAAATCATCTATTCTTCCCTGAAAGAATTTATTAAAGCCGTAGTTGATGATCCCAAAGATGTAGATACCTATATTTGGCTATTTCTGGAACTAAACACCACCAATTACATCCGGCTGCATTATCCCGAATTTTACTGGATATCGCAGTTGCTGGGTTTTCTTGCTGAAGCCAGAGTTACCATCAGGAGCGGTTTCGAGGATCAGGGAGTGCCTGAAACAATTTATGATGTTGCACACTTTTTAATATATGATGCGCCGGTTTATGTTGTTACAGAACTGCCTGCAATTGTAGTTAAAAATATTTGGGAATTAATAACCAACCCCATTGAATACTTTATTGATTTAAAAGATAAGATAATAGAGTTTTGGACAGAATTCACGCAATCACATCAACTTGAAAGCGGTTTGAAAGCCATTGAAGATGCGGAAAAATTCTCCCAAATAATGACGGTGCTGGGTGGGTTTTTTACCGCGATGGAAAGCCGGATGCCCGAAAGCCGGTTTCTCGTCGGCTGGAGTACTGTGCCAAGAACGATAAAAGAAGACAGCACCATAGAATTAAAGGACACTATTCTCGGAAATCTGATGTTAAAAACCATCAGGAGGGAACATGATGAAAATTTCCCTGTTGATTTGGATGAAGGCTGGAGCAGAGTAGAAACTGTTCTGAAGAAAAAAGAAGATAATCTGAAGAAAAAAGAAGAAGACAGAGAGAAGCTCAACGACAATGAAATAAAAATACTAACAGAATATTATACCACCGTAGAACGATGGAAAAGAGGAAACTGGGCGGACCTGGTTTCTGAACGGGCATTTTCATTTGATTTAAAACTCCCCGAAGATCAGGAAAGTGAATTTGATAAAAGATTGGGAGCCACCGTGTTTTTTGTTGCTGATGAAGAAGTGTCGGATTTTTTTAATAAAAATTCGGATATAAAAGTTGAATCGTTGGGTGGCTTGTTTATTTCTCTTAACGGGGAACTTACTTACACACATCAATTTAACGATAACTGGGAGCTGAAAATAAAAACAACTTCCGGTAACGCATTGGATGTGTTTCTCAACCGGCTTCCTGATGCGAATATTTTGGGAGACATGAAGCTGGAACTGACACTGAAAAGAAAAGCAGATCCCGAGACTGGAGCATCTTATAATCTTCCGAATGAAAGCGGCACACGTTTAGCTGTTGGTGAAATTCAAATCAATGGATTCTTAAGCAAAGAAGACGGAGGATTTGAAATTGGCCTGAAAGATAATGCAGTTGTTATTTCCGGTGGCGACGGAGACGGTTTTTTGAATGAAATACTGCCATCCGGCGATGTGCCTTTAAAGTTTTCCTTGTCAGCAGGATATACGCGTAAAAAAGGATTTTATTTTGATCACAACGTTGACACACTAAAAGATGTATTGGACTTACTAAAAGATAAAGAGGATAACTCAGAATCAGCATCTTTGGAAGGTAAACAGTCGGTAATCCAACCGGATTCAGAAATGGAAGGTAAGTCAATTGATGAAACCGGGAAAAACGAAAAACAACCGTATGAATTGCTGATTCCCATACACAAAGATTTGGACTTTTTCCATCTTGATAATTTAAAATGGGATTACGGCCCCGTTACAAAAGACGGCGCTTTGGGAGGATACTTAAAGGTGCTTTCAACATTTTCCTCAAAACTGGGCCCTGTTAAAGTAAAAGTAGAAGAAACAGGCCTGGGGATGAAGCTTTCGATGCCAGACAAAGGAGGTGATTTGGGAGCAACCGATTTTAACTTTGGTTTTACACCCCCGAAGGGAGTCGCACTTAGTATCGATTCTGAAATTATCTCAGGAGGAGGTTTTCTTGAGCTTGATTTTGAGAATCATCGTTATGCCGGAGTTTTAGATTTCAAATTAAAAATTGAACTCGATTCCGGAGACCTGAATATTGGAATTACAGCTATCGGACTGATAAACACCCGTTTGCCAAACGAAGAAAAAGGCTTTTCTATGTTGGTGAGTATCAGTGTCTTTTTTGACCCGGGTTTTCCTCTTCCTTTTGGATTTACACTCAACGCCGTGGGGGGAATAATTGGGATCTACCGCACCATGAAAGTGGACATTTTAAGGGAAAGAATTCAAACCGGAGCGATAAATTCTGTTATGTTCCCGGAAAATGTAATCGAAAATTCCTCAAAAATCATTAGCGATCTGAGAGCTGTTTTCCCTCCACAAAAAAAACATTATGTTGTAGCGCCCTTCTTTAAATTTGGTTACGGCGAACCTACTGTAATGGAAATTGATATTGGTTTTTTGATTGAAATGCCATTTAAAGGAAGGTTTATTCTGCTTGGAAGCTTAGGCGTATATCTGCCCGGTAAAGATGCCGAAAAAAGTTTGGGCGAGATGCATGTAGACGTTTTTGGTGATTTTAATTTTGCCGCGTCATACATTCTGATAGAAGGCCGGCTGCGGGATTCAAATTTGGTAGAAGTGTCGCTTACCGGGGGCTTTGCTTTTATGTTGAATTGGGGGAGTCATCCTCAATTTCTTTTATCGGTTGGCGGTTATCATCCCCGGTATAAAAAGCCGGCAAAATTTCCGGATGTACCAAGAGTAACAGCCCTGATTAAAAAAGGTGAAGATATTCGTTTATCTTGTCAGTATTACCAGGCAATTACTTCCAACTCCTATCAAATTGGGGTTAGCGCCGAACTGGTGGTAAAAAAAGGACATGCCAGGGCATATGGGTTTGTGGGATTTAACGCATTGTTACAATTCGATCCTTTTTATTTTGATGCAGACATTCGAATCAGTGTAGACGTTTCGTACCGGGGTAGGTCGTTTTTTGGTGTTGGCTTGGAATTTCTGCTCAGCGGGCCTGAGCCATGGAGGGCAAAAGGATATGCTAAAATAAAAGTACTCTTCTTCTCCTTAAAAATTAAATTTAATATTACCTGGGGAGGGGAACAAAAAGTAGCTCCGGTATTTGTCGAACCTGATAAACTGCTCGAAAAATTAAAAATACAGATAAAGCAATCCGGCAACTGGTCGGCAAAGTTGCCAAAGGAATACAGTGGAGCAGAATCGCTTCGGAGTCTAAATGAAAATGAAGAAGAGGACCAGATTTTTATCCATCCTTCGGGTTATCTGGAACTGCGCCAAAACCTGATTCCCTTAAATAAAAACATTGAAAAGCTGGGAAACAATCATATGAAAGCCAGCACAAATTATCGAATCTCAAACTATGCGTTTGGCAAGGAAGATCCTGTTAGTACAAAAAAAACGATACAAGATTATTTCTCTCGCGGACAGTTTGAAAATTTGCCGGATAATGAGAAACTATCCACGCCCGATTTTGATTTGATGAACGCGGGAATTGAAATCATGCCGGATGAATTTTATGATATATCAACGGTTATGGAATCAACACCAAATGATTTTGAGGATATCATTTTAGGAGAAAGTGGAAGTACACAGAGCAAAGGTCCCGACAACTGGCAGGGAGAAAGAACATTAAACATCAGCGGAAATAAAAGGCCTGTTGACCATACCCGCCCGGACGAGTTGTTCAGTTTTGTGGATGAAATACCTGAGTCTAAGAAAAAGACATACAAAATATTGTCTAAAGAAGCGCTTGAGTCTCCCGAACAGCTGACAAAAAAATATTTCAACAGTTATTCTGCTGCCAAGGATTATTTAAAAACACACTGGTCAACCGAACACCAGAGAAAATGGCAGGTTTTACAGGCGGAAACAGAAGAAAATGAAGATGTATTAATAATGTAA
- a CDS encoding OsmC family protein — protein sequence METLTKKINGFKSEEIVTTVQALQKDPSLAYFEFRARNKWMSGGHNRSTIRDFYGGGEEDTSRKKAFVFDNGEPPILLGDNEGANPVEYVLNALAGCMTTTMVLHAAANGIELKSVESELEGELDVQGFLGLNDQVRNGYKQIRVKFKIDGDITEEQKEKLYAFTQMSPVFDVVTNQVPINIVLD from the coding sequence ATGGAAACTTTAACAAAAAAAATTAATGGTTTTAAATCAGAAGAAATTGTAACAACAGTTCAGGCGCTGCAAAAAGATCCGTCTTTGGCCTATTTTGAATTCCGGGCAAGAAATAAATGGATGAGTGGTGGACATAACCGTAGCACGATTAGAGACTTTTACGGCGGCGGTGAAGAAGATACCTCGCGAAAAAAAGCGTTTGTTTTTGATAATGGAGAGCCACCAATCCTTTTAGGTGATAACGAAGGAGCCAACCCGGTAGAATACGTCTTAAATGCTTTGGCTGGTTGCATGACCACCACAATGGTTCTTCATGCAGCGGCTAATGGAATCGAGCTGAAGAGTGTTGAATCAGAATTGGAAGGTGAGCTGGATGTTCAGGGATTTCTGGGATTGAATGACCAGGTAAGGAACGGCTACAAGCAAATTCGTGTGAAGTTTAAAATAGATGGGGACATAACTGAAGAACAGAAAGAGAAACTTTACGCTTTTACACAAATGTCTCCGGTTTTTGATGTGGTTACCAACCAGGTGCCAATAAATATTGTTCTTGACTGA
- a CDS encoding lipoyl domain-containing protein, with the protein MGDELWIRVFPDAVFLQSHNPNLSKEEKKDAEAFKKLTIKEQKKQAWEELVSKYGVYRSSWIVQISDKELQQQENNNDFTDHEPSFYFKWLPDRLVFYVYKEGEQKPTYKEDGSVIDRNGLSVLGEGDEWLQDFDKAIQAGMGIKIKIDPADTKFEKVIVSGFRYDENPMTPAKGLADLLKNHQYTEGFSFLNYGTPTNNTENVKSGHSARNEFEVADSYKYTVEGLNLEREDETATVPNIHAVTYGKYLGKGLGFEGDLLKHVQHADEIPPLLNELVQKASWFALGAQPLFMLLGNQLSNKTHEKIWQHYSKYVKTRGLYSALKIGNQPYGVLPVMNISNVFLPENRDIRESDKLFDKMLVLFAQLMKRWLLMAKNHKQVPRLLGGDTPEEILKILSMQESSGSWHIRALEYKAFKNKLYGFLQNHPSPTSINSLKGMGGDFENVQENVTSLAGLFNLDEKEFSAQIDQFLRAPILSFADGNTNLVGFEDGKAILTDQEGKKLTTGSTDSFSFAEEDPGKFQDFINSIKNQKGNELVQYKGDLSLFTDLFVRSYINACQLYFREIIFEPELANELLASQRFKISSIEKPEGSGIAKGDAVVTIEGANSKGVTISAPFDGTITKILVQAGENISPGTPLFTLKDEIKFDKMKASFINMGQEIINSIQAIPEGKEQKEAQKIAIGEAVDLNSYRLDAWISSLAARKIEELRSNPNHEKGIYFGTYGWIEDLEKDATPVNPESLTDIYREAGGIIHTPGVAQTIASSVFKNSFLSHKDEEQSNPFAVNLTSDRLQKGEFLLEGIRQGQQLEALLGYQLERHLHENNLHREIYTLREKFPLYENATGESTGFVNLSVIDGLKAIKNKESLPAEINAQVKEQVKKQIEKLEDSMDASLDTLFYEAGYQVTQGNLTRAAAAIDATKGEIEPPQIESLKTKIPGTGIKHKLVMIFQPGTEQFTIENTRAFAEPNLEKWLKENIGSMEQVACLVELRNIQNDSLEDTVEVTLKNLNISYLDFFYLSEDPVSDGAGELELRIRNAVVQQKGNLSEKTKYVITDTRPENSHSLAQALEVVRTAKVLLNKCRYLKSDDLTMESETTRYNRKALDEIKDKRLIPVIDHLKAIAASDLTQKRVLQFLSNLDFEPAKTAYLENTSVDTGKLKNAIETKITSAEILLSKYDSQSVFNNAFGLLQQVAGILFGETFILLPPAVGSANFNEVVNSKKQQLLVGNSADNDAEHVWGQERIKNWIQGIAQIHENSELFEDWLLVKSVWNHTMGLVTESHYTVVQGPTLLQYPWIALSKQEIDLLAEKQFDSQSIYKDSITGETYPLSDDTYYPEGSESTVLYAHKDLMLENPVFGLVIEEFSEYIPNAKMNTGLSFNYNIPNNEPPQALLLAVHPKAGQESDFFWAEDDLRDIIYDTMDLYKIRMVDLDAIQEYGYVLPMTYWFNIPGNK; encoded by the coding sequence GTGGGAGACGAACTATGGATTAGAGTTTTCCCCGATGCTGTTTTTTTACAAAGCCATAATCCCAATCTTTCTAAAGAGGAAAAAAAAGATGCTGAAGCATTTAAAAAACTAACCATAAAAGAGCAAAAGAAACAAGCATGGGAGGAATTGGTCTCAAAATATGGTGTATATCGTTCTTCCTGGATTGTCCAAATAAGTGATAAAGAATTACAACAACAGGAAAACAACAACGATTTTACGGACCATGAGCCCTCTTTTTATTTTAAGTGGTTGCCCGACAGGTTGGTTTTTTATGTGTACAAAGAGGGCGAGCAAAAGCCAACTTATAAAGAAGATGGTTCTGTTATTGACCGTAACGGGCTATCAGTTCTGGGAGAAGGAGATGAGTGGCTGCAGGATTTTGACAAAGCCATTCAGGCGGGTATGGGAATAAAAATCAAAATTGACCCGGCAGATACAAAATTTGAAAAAGTAATTGTCAGCGGGTTCCGGTACGATGAAAATCCAATGACCCCGGCCAAAGGCCTGGCCGATTTACTTAAAAATCATCAATACACTGAAGGATTCTCATTTTTAAATTATGGTACGCCAACCAACAATACTGAAAATGTAAAAAGTGGACATTCTGCAAGAAATGAATTTGAAGTAGCTGATAGTTATAAATATACGGTAGAAGGACTAAATCTTGAAAGAGAAGATGAAACTGCAACGGTTCCAAATATCCATGCTGTTACATATGGAAAGTACCTTGGCAAAGGATTGGGATTTGAAGGCGACCTTCTAAAACATGTTCAGCATGCCGATGAAATACCGCCATTGCTTAACGAGCTGGTTCAAAAAGCCAGTTGGTTTGCTTTAGGAGCTCAACCACTTTTTATGCTTTTGGGGAACCAGTTAAGCAACAAAACCCATGAAAAAATATGGCAGCACTACTCAAAATATGTAAAAACCAGGGGTTTATATTCGGCGTTAAAAATCGGTAATCAACCATACGGAGTTCTTCCTGTGATGAATATCAGCAACGTGTTCTTACCGGAGAACAGAGATATACGTGAAAGTGACAAGCTATTTGATAAAATGTTGGTCCTTTTTGCACAATTGATGAAGCGATGGCTTTTAATGGCAAAAAATCATAAACAGGTTCCGCGCTTGCTTGGCGGCGACACACCTGAAGAGATCCTTAAAATACTGAGTATGCAGGAGAGTTCCGGCAGCTGGCATATTCGCGCATTGGAATATAAGGCCTTCAAAAACAAGTTATACGGATTCCTTCAAAATCACCCATCTCCTACTTCAATAAATTCTCTAAAAGGAATGGGGGGAGATTTCGAAAATGTTCAGGAAAACGTAACGTCGCTTGCCGGTTTATTTAATTTGGATGAAAAGGAATTTTCAGCACAAATTGATCAGTTCCTTCGCGCTCCCATTTTAAGTTTTGCCGACGGAAACACAAATCTTGTTGGATTTGAAGATGGAAAAGCTATTCTAACAGATCAGGAAGGGAAAAAATTAACAACCGGCAGTACTGATAGTTTTTCATTTGCGGAAGAAGACCCAGGGAAATTTCAGGATTTTATAAACTCTATTAAGAATCAAAAGGGAAATGAGTTAGTGCAATACAAAGGCGATCTAAGTTTATTTACGGATCTTTTTGTAAGAAGCTACATCAATGCATGTCAATTGTATTTCCGTGAAATTATTTTCGAACCTGAACTTGCAAATGAGTTATTAGCCAGCCAGAGATTCAAAATTTCTTCCATAGAAAAACCGGAAGGTTCAGGTATTGCAAAAGGGGATGCTGTGGTCACCATCGAGGGAGCAAACTCAAAAGGCGTAACGATTTCAGCGCCGTTTGATGGGACAATCACAAAAATACTGGTACAAGCAGGCGAAAATATTTCGCCTGGTACTCCCCTGTTTACCCTGAAGGATGAAATAAAGTTTGATAAAATGAAAGCTTCATTTATCAATATGGGGCAGGAAATCATAAACTCAATTCAGGCCATTCCTGAAGGTAAAGAGCAAAAAGAAGCGCAAAAAATAGCCATTGGCGAAGCAGTCGACTTAAACAGTTATCGTTTGGATGCATGGATTTCCTCTTTGGCAGCCCGTAAAATTGAAGAACTGAGAAGCAATCCCAATCATGAAAAGGGTATCTATTTTGGCACGTATGGCTGGATTGAAGATTTGGAAAAAGATGCGACTCCGGTAAATCCTGAATCGCTTACTGACATTTATCGCGAAGCCGGCGGAATTATTCACACTCCCGGTGTAGCACAAACCATTGCCTCTTCCGTTTTTAAGAATTCTTTTTTGTCACATAAAGATGAAGAGCAAAGCAATCCGTTTGCTGTAAATCTGACATCAGATCGTTTACAAAAAGGAGAGTTCTTACTGGAAGGTATCCGCCAGGGACAGCAACTGGAGGCACTTTTAGGTTACCAGTTGGAGCGCCATCTTCACGAGAATAATCTGCACCGGGAGATCTATACACTAAGAGAGAAATTTCCTCTTTATGAAAATGCAACCGGAGAATCAACCGGCTTTGTGAATTTAAGCGTAATTGATGGATTAAAAGCGATTAAAAATAAAGAAAGCCTTCCTGCGGAAATCAATGCCCAGGTGAAAGAGCAGGTGAAAAAGCAAATCGAAAAGCTGGAAGATTCAATGGATGCCAGCCTGGACACTCTCTTTTATGAAGCAGGTTACCAGGTAACACAAGGGAATTTAACGCGGGCAGCCGCTGCTATCGATGCTACCAAAGGCGAAATTGAACCACCGCAAATAGAATCCCTGAAAACAAAAATTCCGGGAACCGGGATCAAACACAAACTGGTTATGATTTTTCAACCCGGTACCGAGCAATTCACCATTGAAAATACACGCGCTTTTGCAGAACCTAACCTTGAAAAATGGTTGAAAGAGAATATCGGATCAATGGAACAAGTAGCCTGTTTGGTGGAACTTCGCAATATCCAGAATGATAGCCTGGAAGACACAGTAGAAGTCACCTTAAAAAATCTGAATATCAGCTACCTGGACTTTTTCTACCTGAGTGAAGACCCGGTTTCCGATGGCGCCGGCGAACTGGAATTACGAATACGAAATGCAGTGGTGCAACAAAAAGGAAATTTATCTGAGAAAACAAAATATGTAATTACGGATACCCGTCCCGAAAATAGTCATTCACTGGCTCAGGCGCTTGAGGTTGTAAGAACTGCCAAAGTATTGCTAAACAAATGTCGGTATTTAAAATCGGATGATTTGACGATGGAAAGTGAAACCACCCGGTACAACAGGAAAGCCCTGGATGAAATAAAAGATAAGCGATTAATTCCTGTTATAGACCATTTGAAAGCAATAGCTGCCTCTGATTTGACGCAAAAACGCGTGTTACAATTCCTGTCAAATCTGGATTTTGAACCGGCTAAAACGGCTTACCTTGAAAATACTTCGGTGGACACCGGGAAATTGAAAAATGCAATTGAAACAAAAATAACATCAGCTGAAATACTGCTTTCGAAATACGATTCACAGAGTGTTTTTAACAACGCTTTTGGATTGTTACAACAGGTTGCCGGAATTCTTTTCGGAGAAACGTTTATTCTTTTACCTCCTGCAGTTGGTTCTGCTAATTTCAACGAGGTGGTCAATAGTAAAAAACAACAACTTCTGGTTGGCAATTCGGCCGATAATGATGCGGAACACGTGTGGGGACAGGAACGCATCAAAAACTGGATACAGGGCATTGCCCAAATTCACGAAAATTCAGAACTGTTTGAAGATTGGCTGTTAGTCAAAAGTGTATGGAATCATACTATGGGATTGGTAACGGAATCACATTACACGGTTGTTCAGGGACCTACTTTATTACAATATCCGTGGATTGCGCTATCAAAACAGGAAATCGATCTTCTGGCGGAAAAACAATTTGATTCACAATCAATTTACAAAGATTCAATTACAGGTGAAACCTATCCCTTGTCAGATGACACCTATTATCCGGAAGGTAGTGAAAGTACCGTTTTGTACGCACACAAAGATCTTATGTTAGAAAACCCGGTTTTTGGATTGGTAATCGAAGAATTCTCCGAATACATTCCCAATGCCAAAATGAATACAGGACTAAGCTTCAATTATAACATCCCGAACAACGAACCACCACAGGCACTTTTACTGGCTGTTCATCCCAAGGCAGGGCAAGAGAGTGATTTCTTCTGGGCGGAAGACGATCTCAGAGATATTATTTACGACACTATGGATTTGTACAAAATACGAATGGTGGATCTGGATGCAATTCAGGAATATGGTTATGTTTTGCCAATGACTTATTGGTTTAATATTCCCGGAAACAAGTAA
- a CDS encoding sigma-54-dependent Fis family transcriptional regulator encodes MESKSQRKTPSLISLKRIFEGTSEFTGQLFFRSLVKSLAEVLQVYGVWVTEYKTEENRLNALAFWLNGKFIEKYEYDVKGTPCEPVLGTKQICHIPNNVIKLYPSDPDLPPLGAVSYMGLALRGEDGRVLGHLALLDQKPMKEIPEVFLIFKIFASRAQAEIRRIHYENLLKQSEAKINRLLNGTMDAILELNSDLVIIQANEAAFKTFEAEEDNFLNKQVSNFLGKDSFQKILNTTPFLTTGNEQPASVWIQGHLKCLKTNGNFFPADATLSRYEYENNIFYALYIRDINEKLQNKKEIRKLTIETFLLKEQFSDQLSNNLVGKSDALKNVFVQINQVAPTDSTVLILGETGTGKELIAKEIHKRSNRRDKTFIAVNCAALPSDLIESELFGHSKGAFTGATENREGRFLLADNGTLFLDEIGELPLALQAKLLRVVQEGEFEPVGSSISRKVDVRIVAATHRNLKDAVKNKIFREDLFYRLNVFPISVPPLRERGVDILLLAETFLKKYCGKYGKSKLHLNNVNRHELLHYSWPGNVRELQNIIERAVITAQSGNLNIILDKNNNSRKTDTKKPDTVVTYDEMKKMEINNLQLALKISSGKVFGANGAAKLLGIPPTTLNSKLAKFGIKPGNNYL; translated from the coding sequence ATGGAATCAAAATCACAAAGGAAAACTCCTTCTTTAATATCTCTGAAAAGAATTTTTGAAGGAACATCAGAATTTACCGGCCAATTATTTTTCCGTTCGCTGGTAAAAAGTCTGGCCGAGGTACTTCAGGTTTATGGAGTATGGGTTACTGAATATAAAACAGAAGAAAACAGGCTTAATGCTTTGGCATTTTGGCTGAACGGAAAGTTTATTGAAAAATATGAATACGATGTAAAAGGTACGCCATGTGAACCGGTACTCGGAACTAAACAAATTTGTCATATTCCCAATAATGTAATTAAATTATACCCGAGCGACCCGGATTTACCTCCCTTGGGAGCAGTTAGTTATATGGGACTTGCACTGAGAGGTGAAGACGGCAGAGTATTAGGTCATTTGGCTCTATTGGATCAGAAACCAATGAAAGAAATTCCTGAAGTGTTTTTGATATTTAAAATTTTTGCCAGCCGGGCACAGGCTGAAATAAGAAGAATACATTACGAAAATCTGTTAAAACAAAGTGAAGCAAAAATAAACCGGCTGCTAAACGGGACAATGGATGCAATCCTTGAGTTAAATTCAGACCTTGTAATAATCCAGGCCAATGAAGCTGCATTTAAAACATTCGAGGCGGAAGAAGACAATTTTTTGAATAAACAGGTCAGTAATTTTTTGGGAAAAGATTCCTTTCAAAAAATTCTAAACACAACCCCTTTTCTAACAACAGGAAACGAACAACCTGCTTCTGTTTGGATACAGGGGCATCTTAAATGCTTGAAAACTAATGGCAATTTCTTTCCGGCTGATGCGACTCTTTCGCGGTACGAATATGAAAATAACATTTTTTATGCACTATATATTCGGGATATTAATGAGAAACTACAGAACAAAAAAGAGATAAGAAAACTTACTATTGAAACATTTCTGTTAAAAGAGCAATTCAGCGATCAGCTATCAAATAATCTTGTGGGTAAGAGTGATGCATTGAAAAATGTCTTTGTTCAGATTAACCAGGTAGCTCCGACAGATTCAACAGTACTTATTTTAGGAGAAACAGGGACGGGAAAAGAGTTAATTGCCAAAGAAATCCATAAACGAAGTAATCGCCGGGATAAAACTTTCATTGCTGTTAACTGCGCAGCATTACCTTCTGATTTGATTGAGAGTGAATTATTCGGGCATTCAAAAGGAGCTTTTACGGGAGCCACAGAGAACCGAGAAGGTCGCTTTTTATTAGCTGACAATGGGACACTTTTTTTAGATGAAATTGGCGAATTGCCACTTGCCTTGCAAGCTAAGCTGCTTCGGGTTGTTCAGGAGGGTGAGTTTGAGCCTGTTGGAAGTTCAATATCGCGAAAAGTAGATGTACGAATAGTAGCTGCAACACATCGCAATTTAAAGGATGCTGTTAAAAATAAAATCTTTAGGGAAGACCTGTTTTACAGGCTAAATGTTTTTCCGATTTCTGTGCCACCATTGCGTGAACGCGGTGTGGATATCTTATTGCTGGCTGAAACTTTTCTAAAAAAATATTGCGGTAAATACGGTAAAAGCAAGCTTCATTTAAACAACGTAAACAGACATGAACTTTTGCACTATTCCTGGCCGGGCAACGTAAGGGAGTTACAAAATATTATAGAACGGGCGGTTATAACTGCACAAAGTGGAAATCTAAATATTATACTTGATAAGAATAATAATTCGCGAAAAACAGACACAAAGAAACCTGACACTGTTGTTACCTATGATGAAATGAAAAAGATGGAAATAAACAATCTTCAACTTGCTCTTAAAATATCCAGCGGGAAAGTTTTTGGTGCTAATGGAGCAGCGAAATTGCTGGGAATTCCACCTACAACACTTAATTCAAAATTAGCAAAATTTGGCATCAAACCGGGTAATAACTATTTGTAG